The genome window CGGCAATCGGCGCGACACCCAGACCGAGCGATGTCGCCAGGCCGAAGATCGTGCCGAACACGCCGATCAGGTCGACGACATGGCCCCACGGACCATAGACCCGGTGCTTCAGAACCGGGTAAAGGGCCGCGCGCAGCGAAAGGGGCAAGCCCTTGCGATACGAGAAATAGGCCAGAGACAAGCCGACGAGGACATAGAGCGCCCAGCCGTGCAGACCCCAGTGGAAGTTGGTGATGCGAATGGCAACGCCGGCCGCCTCCACGGTGCCTGGCTCAATGCCTTCGCGGGTCAGAAACGGGTTGCCCTGAACGTGGTACATCGGCTCAGCGACGCCCCAGTAGATCAGGCCCGAACCCAGCCCCGCGCTGAACAGCATGCAGATCCACGAGAACGTGGAAAAGTCCGGTTCATCGTCATCTTTGCCCAGTTTCACCGAACCGAACCGGCTCATAAGCAAGTAGATAATGAACAGAAGGGTCAGCGTCACGACCAACACATAGAACCAGTCGAGCGTGCCGATAATGAAGTCCTTGGCTTCGGCAAAGATTGCGCCGGAATAGTCGACATCCCAGATCGTGAAGACCACAAACGCGATGATCATCACCATCGATGCGACCGCCATGACGGCGTTCGATCCGGCAAAGAAACCGGACTTCGCGACCAGGCCTTCCGGCG of Pseudomonadota bacterium contains these proteins:
- a CDS encoding BCCT family transporter translates to MSDGTGAPPQAPMDEDVHLPPEGLVAKSGFFAGSNAVMAVASMVMIIAFVVFTIWDVDYSGAIFAEAKDFIIGTLDWFYVLVVTLTLLFIIYLLMSRFGSVKLGKDDDEPDFSTFSWICMLFSAGLGSGLIYWGVAEPMYHVQGNPFLTREGIEPGTVEAAGVAIRITNFHWGLHGWALYVLVGLSLAYFSYRKGLPLSLRAALYPVLKHRVYGPWGHVVDLIGVFGTIFGLATSLGLGVAPIA